The following are encoded in a window of Sminthopsis crassicaudata isolate SCR6 chromosome 5, ASM4859323v1, whole genome shotgun sequence genomic DNA:
- the LOC141542968 gene encoding putative inactive serine protease 37 — MKYIFLFILLAGEFSFGYTDEQNDDPAPYLVYIKNQFSPCVGVLIHQEWVLAAAHCYLPSLKVKLGNFKKRVRDGTEQTINSVQIIRYWNLSTDSSEHNLMLIKLSKPAVLNEKVQPMALPTKNVPRGTKCVISGLDWSVQNSGKHPDLRQTFVASLLSDKECQKTKQGKVSKNRICVKFLKSFERIFVEVILAAVICKDKIQGIEVGNFLGGNIGVYTNIFHYIPWIQKIMSMK; from the exons ATGaagtacatttttctttttattcttcttgctG GTGAATTTTCCTTTGGTTATACAGATGAGCAGAATGATGATCCAGCACCCTACCTTGTATATATCAAAAACCAATTTAGCCCCTGTGTAGGTGTTCTGATCCATCAAGAGTGGGTCCTAGCAGCTGCTCACTGCTACTTACC GAGTCTCAAAGTAAAGTTGGGAAATTTCAAGAAAAGAGTTAGAGATGGGACAGAACAGACCATTAATTCTGTCCAAATCATTCGTTATTGGAATTTGAGCACAGATTCTTCTGAGCACAACCTTATGCTCATCAAGTTATCTAAACCTGCAGTTCTCAATGAAAAGGTCCAGCCCATGGCACTGCCCACTAAAAATGTCCCTAGAGGCACAAAGTGTGTTATCTCTGGCTTGGATTGGAGCGTACAAAATAGTG GCAAGCATCCTGATCTTCGTCAAACCTTTGTAGCATCTCTGCTGTCAGACAAAGAGtgccagaaaacaaaacaaggaaaagtCAGCAAAAACAGGATATGTGTGAAATTCTTAAAGTCATTCGAGAGAATTTTTGTG GAAGTAATACTGGCTGCTGTCATCTGCAAAGATAAGATTCAAGGGATAGAGGTTGGGAATTTCCTGGGAGGTAACATTGGTGTCTACACTAACATCTTCCATTATATCCCTTGGATCCAGAAAATTATGTCCATGAAATGA
- the LOC141542971 gene encoding putative inactive serine protease 37 isoform X1, which yields MAMKFILFFVLFAGTFSSNDKAEQKDDPAPYLVYFKSPINPCVGVLIHQQWVLAASHCYLSNLILVLGNFKIGMRDRTEQIFSPTEVIHYWNESDKYQEHDIMLLKLPKPVILNHKVQPIALPTQNFPTGTKCTVSGLDWSMDNIGKHPDLRQNIEAPLISEKECKQTKQGRIIKHGICVKFLKTLTRLFVELAVATVICQDTIQGIEVGHFLGENIGVYTNIYHYVPWIQNIMSTR from the exons ATGGCTATGAAGTTCatccttttctttgttctctttgctG gTACATTTTCCTCTAATGACAAAGCTGAACAGAAAGACGATCCTGCCCCTTACTTGGTATATTTCAAGTCCCCTATCAACCCCTGTGTGGGAGTCCTTATTCATCAACAGTGGGTGTTGGCAGCTTCTCACTGCTATTTATC AAATCTCATATTGGTGCTGGGGAATTTCAAGATTGGGATGAGGGACAGAACCGAACAGATTTTTAGCCCAACAGAAGTTATTCACTATTGGAATGAAAGTGATAAATATCAAGAGCATGACATCATGCTGCTCAAGCTACCCAAGCCTGTAATCCTCAACCACAAGGTCCAGCCCATAGCCTTGCCCACTCAAAACTTCCCCACAGGTACCAAGTGCACAGTCTCTGGCTTGGACTGGAGCATGGACAATATTG gCAAGCACCCAGATCTACGGCAGAACATAGAAGCACCTCTGATTTCTGAAAAGGAATGCAAGCAAACTAAACAAGGAAGAATTATCAAGCATGGAATATGTGTCAAGTTTTTAAAAACACTCACCAGACTCTTTGtg gaGCTTGCCGTTGCTACTGTCATATGCCAAGACACAATTCAAGGGATAGAAGTAGGGCATTTTCTAGGAGAGAATATTGGTGTCTACACCAATATTTACCACTATGTCCCTTGGATACAGAACATCATGTCTACAAGATAA
- the LOC141542971 gene encoding putative inactive serine protease 37 isoform X2 produces MAMKFILFFVLFAGTFSSNDKAEQKDDPAPYLVYFKSPINPCVGVLIHQQWVLAASHCYLSNLILVLGNFKIGMRDRTEQIFSPTEVIHYWNESDKYQEHDIMLLKLPKPVILNHKVQPIALPTQNFPTGTKCTVSGLDWSMDNIGKHPDLRQNIEAPLISEKECKQTKQGRIIKHGICVKFLKTLTRLFVVIFSFPLNLNFTFF; encoded by the exons ATGGCTATGAAGTTCatccttttctttgttctctttgctG gTACATTTTCCTCTAATGACAAAGCTGAACAGAAAGACGATCCTGCCCCTTACTTGGTATATTTCAAGTCCCCTATCAACCCCTGTGTGGGAGTCCTTATTCATCAACAGTGGGTGTTGGCAGCTTCTCACTGCTATTTATC AAATCTCATATTGGTGCTGGGGAATTTCAAGATTGGGATGAGGGACAGAACCGAACAGATTTTTAGCCCAACAGAAGTTATTCACTATTGGAATGAAAGTGATAAATATCAAGAGCATGACATCATGCTGCTCAAGCTACCCAAGCCTGTAATCCTCAACCACAAGGTCCAGCCCATAGCCTTGCCCACTCAAAACTTCCCCACAGGTACCAAGTGCACAGTCTCTGGCTTGGACTGGAGCATGGACAATATTG gCAAGCACCCAGATCTACGGCAGAACATAGAAGCACCTCTGATTTCTGAAAAGGAATGCAAGCAAACTAAACAAGGAAGAATTATCAAGCATGGAATATGTGTCAAGTTTTTAAAAACACTCACCAGACTCTTTGtggtaattttctcttttcctctcaacttaaattttacttttttct AA